CGGCTGCGCGAGCTGGCGGGGGGACGCAAACTGCTGGTTAGGGTGGACCGCGTCGAGCCCTCCAAGAACATCATGCGCGGCCTGCAGAGCTATGAGCTCTTCCTGCGCCGCAACCCCAAGTGGCACAACCGCGTGGTCTTCGCCAACTTCCTCTATCCGTCCCGGCTGGACCTGAAGGAGTACCGGGACCTGCAGCGCGATATCGAGGAGGCCTCCAGGGCCATAAACGCCGATTTCGGCAGCCTGGACTGGGAACCCGTCCACCTGGAGGTGGAGGACAATTACCCGCGCTCCGTGGCAGCCCTCATGGAGTTCGACACCCTCCTGGTCAACCCGGTCGCCGACGGCATGAACCTGGTCTCTAAGGAGGGGGCGGTCCTCAACCGCCGGGACGGCGTCGTTATCCTCTCGGTGAACGCCGGGGCCTACCAGGAGATGCGCGGCGCGGTGTTCCCGGTCAACCCCCTGGACATCGCGGAGACCGCCGATGCCATCCGCCGGGCCCTGGAGACCGGGGAGAGGAGGCGCAAGTCCATGGCCGCCGCGGCGCGGGAGGTGGTGCAGGCCAATACCTCCTTCAAGTGGTTCCTGCAGCAGATGCGCGCCCTAAGGCGGGTGGAGAAGCAGCGCGAGGCGGGCGACAAGGAGACGGTGGGGCTGGTGGAGATGCCCCGCTACGAACGCTTCGAATGACATCCCATGGGATCAGCCTATGGGGTCAGCCCCTGACATGTGACATTTTCAATAGCGGTATCTTCTTCAATCTTGTCAGAACGAGAAAATGTCACATGTCAGGGGCTGACCCCGCCCACTACTAATGGAAAGCGGCCGATTATCCGATAATCTCTGCAGGTTTTTTTACCGATTCAGGAGGGGTTAGCCATGGCCGATTGCTGCAGGGAATGCGGGGTCCCCAGGCTGCTGAGCTTGACGCAAGCCTGGCGTGAAGGGTGCATCATCGACACCACCAGCGGTTCGGCCAGCCTGTGCGTCTACGAGGCCTCCTACCCCACGGCGCTCATCAGGGAACTCGAGGAGCGCCTGGGCATCCCGCTCGACCGCATCGTGTACCTGGCGGGCACCCACGCGGCGGTAAAGGTGCTGGGCGTGCTCTATGAATCGCACCCCCTGGTGGGGAAGCTGCTCTTCAGCGCCCCGCTCCACCGCATGACCGAGCGCATCCTGGTGAAGTTCGGGAGGGCCATCGGGGTGGCCAACGTGGAGATCCTGGAGCGGCACAGGAGAGAGGGCGCCCTGGTGATGATCGAGGACCCCTTCGACCTCTCCAACTGCCTCGCCATCATCTCCGGCATACTTCAGATCGCGGACGGATGCCAGATCGCCTACGAGATCCTGGAGGGCGGCGGGCCGGACGGTAGCGCCTCCGCCGGCGCGGCGGCCGACGGTTCCTATCTGGTGCGCTTCTTCCCAGCCCCCGCGGAGGACGGCGAGGAGGAGGCCTATCAACGCCTCTTCGCGGAGAACCTCTCCCCCGGGAGCACCGGGGGCAAGGAGCTGGCCCGCTGCGGGAAATGCGGCGCCCCGCGCGCCTTCGGAGATCTCCTCTCGTTCGACCTTGGGAAGGGCCTGATACGCGAGCGTGCGGGGGGAGAACGCGTCATCCTCATGGGGGTGCACGGTCTCAACACCATCATCCGTGAGCTTACCTGGGAACTGGGGCAGGTGGTCGGCGAGACCTTCATCGCCTTCGAGCGCCAGCACCTCCTCGCCAGGCTGCGGGGCGGGGGTGGCGTGAGCATCTCCCTGCATGAGGACCCCCTGCGCGAGTATCTAGCCCTGCGGGGACTGGGATATCTCCGCGAGGTGCGGGACGGGGACGGGGGGACATCCTTCGTGGTGGAGAACGCCTTCATCGCTCCCCTGGTGGCCGGCCGCCTGCTCGCCATGTGGGAAACGGAGTACGGCCGCACCGGCTCCTACGAGTTCGACGTCTCCGACGATGTCCTCCGCCTCTTCATCCACTGAGCGCAAACCAATGGGGTCAGCCCCTGACATGTGACATGCTGGTTGGCTCGAGGCTCTGGTTGCTGCTACGCAACACAATGTCACATGTCAGGGGCTGACCCCATGTTGACCGGCGTGCCGCTATGGCAGTTTGCGCAGGACGTTGCGGGTGTCCAGTACGGGCACCCCGGAACGCGCGATGAGTCCGTAATCGACGCCGCTGTGGGCGGTGACGATGACCACGCAGTCGCAGTCCCTCAGGGTGTCGTCGGTGAGTTCCACGCTGCGCAGTGCCGCTTCGCCCAGGCTGAACGAGGGGACGAAAGGGTCATGGTAGGCCACGTCCACCCCCGCATCCCCGAGCAGTTCCATGAGCTTCGCGGCCGGGGTCTCGCGCGTGTCGCCCACGTCCGGTTTGTAGGCCACCCCCACCACCAGCACCCGCGCGCCCTTGACGCTCCTGCCCTGGCGGTTGATCTCCCGCACCACCAGCCCGCTCACGAAGTAGGGCATGTTCACGTTGACCTTGCCGGCCAGCTCTATGAACTCGGTCTGGAAGTCGTATTCCCGCGCCTTCCATGCCAGGTAGAAGGGGTCCACGGGGATGCAGTGGCCGCCGAGCCCCGGCCCCGGCCAGAAGGGCATGAAGCCGAAGGGCTTGGTGGCGGCGGCCTCGATGACCTCCCACACATCCAGGCCCATGCGCTCGCAGAGCATCCACAGCTCGTTCACCAGCGCGATGTTCACGCCGCGGAAGATGTTCTCCAGGATCTTGGCCATCTCCGCGACCTCGGGCGAACTCACCTCCACCGTCCGCTCCACGAAAGAGCCGTAGAAGAGGCGAGCCAGCTCCGTGCACCTCTCGCACATCCCTCCCACCAGCTTGGGGGTGTTGGCGATGCCCCATCTCTCGTTGCCGGGATCGACCCTCTCGGGCGAGTAGGCCAGGAAGAAATCCTCGCAAAGCTCCGCCCCGTTCTCCTCGAGGATGGGCAGGACGACCTCCCGCGTGGTCCCCGGGTAGGAGGTGGACTCCACGATGACCAGCTTGGGCCCTCGCCCGGCGCCGAGGACATCCCTTATCTGCCGTGTCGCCTCGCGGATGAAGCCCAGGTCGGGATCGCGGGTCTTGGAGAGTGGGGTGGGGACGCACACGCATATCACATCGCAGGAGGCGAGGGCACCCGCATCTCCGGTGACCTCGAACCTTCCCGATGCCTGCAGCTCTTTGAGCCTGGCGTCGTCAAGCCCCTCGTAGAGGGCATCGCCCCGGGCCAGGCGGCATCTCTTATCGCCGTCCCGCTCCAGCCCCGTCACCCTGAAGCCCGCGCACCCCGCCTGCAGCGCCAGGGGGAGGCCGACGTATCCCAAGCCGATGACGCCCACCAGCGCGCTGCGGTCCTCTATAGACTCTCTGAGCCCCATGCCACCTCCCGTCTAACCG
The Actinomycetota bacterium genome window above contains:
- a CDS encoding nucleotide sugar dehydrogenase is translated as MGLRESIEDRSALVGVIGLGYVGLPLALQAGCAGFRVTGLERDGDKRCRLARGDALYEGLDDARLKELQASGRFEVTGDAGALASCDVICVCVPTPLSKTRDPDLGFIREATRQIRDVLGAGRGPKLVIVESTSYPGTTREVVLPILEENGAELCEDFFLAYSPERVDPGNERWGIANTPKLVGGMCERCTELARLFYGSFVERTVEVSSPEVAEMAKILENIFRGVNIALVNELWMLCERMGLDVWEVIEAAATKPFGFMPFWPGPGLGGHCIPVDPFYLAWKAREYDFQTEFIELAGKVNVNMPYFVSGLVVREINRQGRSVKGARVLVVGVAYKPDVGDTRETPAAKLMELLGDAGVDVAYHDPFVPSFSLGEAALRSVELTDDTLRDCDCVVIVTAHSGVDYGLIARSGVPVLDTRNVLRKLP